One segment of Burkholderia multivorans ATCC BAA-247 DNA contains the following:
- the rnhA gene encoding ribonuclease HI: MTTDTIDIYTDGACKGNPGPGGWGALLRYGEREKELFGGEPNTTNNRMELMGVIAALEALKRPCHVIVHTDSQYVQKGISEWIHGWKKKGWVTAAKTPVKNADLWKRLDALVALHEVEWRWVKGHAGHPENERADALANRGVASLAA, from the coding sequence ATGACCACCGACACCATCGACATCTACACCGACGGCGCCTGCAAGGGCAACCCCGGCCCCGGCGGCTGGGGCGCATTGCTGCGCTACGGCGAACGCGAGAAGGAACTGTTCGGCGGCGAGCCGAACACGACGAACAACCGGATGGAGCTGATGGGCGTGATCGCCGCGCTCGAAGCGCTGAAGCGCCCGTGCCACGTGATCGTGCACACCGACTCGCAATACGTGCAGAAAGGCATCAGCGAGTGGATCCACGGCTGGAAGAAAAAGGGCTGGGTCACGGCCGCGAAGACGCCGGTGAAGAATGCCGACCTGTGGAAGCGGCTCGACGCGCTCGTCGCATTGCACGAGGTCGAGTGGCGCTGGGTCAAGGGCCATGCCGGCCATCCCGAAAACGAACGCGCCGACGCGCTCGCGAATCGCGGCGTCGCCTCGCTCGCGGCCTGA
- a CDS encoding class I SAM-dependent methyltransferase, which produces MSDREIIDWPAWTDSPPGRYVLGWEQAQLDRIVSDVFGFHALQLGLPQLDALRENRMPYRGLVLDPASGASAPYRFPHAHDAHAPHHAPADRSTTWCDLVDLPFESQSVDLIVMPHTLEFTSDPHRLLREAERVLMPEGQLVITGFNSLSLWGMRQSFGRMANRPFVPAAHDQIAFIRLKDWIKLLGFDLERGRFGCYRPPLATDKWLARYGFMEAAGDRWWPIFGAVYMVTAVKRVRGMRLVGPIKVKKPVLAPGLTPAASPTTHQEHS; this is translated from the coding sequence ATGTCTGACCGAGAAATTATAGACTGGCCCGCCTGGACCGACTCGCCGCCCGGCCGCTACGTGCTGGGCTGGGAGCAGGCGCAGCTCGACCGCATCGTGTCCGACGTGTTCGGGTTTCACGCGCTGCAGCTCGGCCTGCCGCAGCTCGACGCGCTGCGCGAGAACCGGATGCCGTATCGCGGCCTCGTGCTCGATCCGGCGAGCGGCGCGAGTGCGCCCTACCGCTTTCCGCACGCGCACGATGCACATGCGCCGCACCACGCGCCCGCGGATCGCAGCACGACGTGGTGCGATCTCGTCGACCTGCCGTTCGAATCGCAAAGTGTGGACCTGATCGTGATGCCGCATACGCTCGAGTTCACGTCCGACCCGCACCGTCTGCTGCGCGAAGCCGAACGCGTGCTGATGCCGGAAGGCCAGCTCGTGATCACCGGCTTCAATTCGCTGAGCCTGTGGGGAATGCGCCAATCGTTCGGACGGATGGCCAACCGGCCGTTCGTGCCGGCCGCGCACGACCAGATCGCATTCATCCGGCTCAAGGACTGGATCAAGCTGCTCGGCTTCGATCTCGAGCGTGGCCGCTTCGGCTGCTACCGGCCGCCGCTCGCCACCGACAAATGGCTCGCCCGCTACGGCTTCATGGAAGCCGCAGGCGACCGCTGGTGGCCGATCTTCGGCGCCGTCTACATGGTAACGGCCGTCAAGCGCGTGCGCGGCATGCGGCTCGTCGGCCCGATCAAGGTGAAAAAGCCGGTCCTCGCGCCGGGCCTGACGCCGGCGGCCTCCCCGACCACCCATCAAGAACATTCATGA
- the gloB gene encoding hydroxyacylglutathione hydrolase, with protein sequence MNELEYVPVPAFEDNYIWLVSDGRDAIAVDPGEAEPVRRVLAERGWRLTAILLTHHHADHVGGVAALQDSQPADVPLPVYGPADEAIGVVAHPLAGGARVTLDAPAATFDVLAVPGHTRGHIAYFQPAGPHTPVPHVFCGDTLFSCGCGRLFEGTPAQMLASLDALAALPGDTRVHCAHEYTLSNIRFALACEPGNAALAAWRDEAQALRARGVPTLPTTIAHERAVNPFLRADAAAIHATLEAELHESVPDRLTAFTLMREWKNRFR encoded by the coding sequence ATGAACGAGCTGGAATACGTGCCGGTGCCGGCATTCGAAGACAACTACATCTGGCTCGTGTCGGACGGTCGCGATGCGATCGCCGTCGATCCGGGTGAAGCCGAGCCGGTGCGCCGGGTTCTTGCCGAACGAGGCTGGCGGTTGACCGCTATTCTACTCACGCACCATCACGCCGACCATGTCGGCGGCGTCGCGGCACTGCAGGATAGCCAGCCGGCCGATGTGCCATTGCCCGTGTACGGCCCGGCCGACGAGGCGATCGGCGTAGTCGCGCATCCGCTCGCGGGCGGCGCGCGCGTGACGCTCGACGCGCCGGCCGCGACGTTCGACGTGCTGGCCGTACCCGGTCACACGCGCGGCCATATCGCTTACTTCCAGCCCGCCGGTCCGCACACGCCGGTGCCGCACGTGTTCTGCGGCGACACGCTGTTCTCGTGCGGCTGCGGCCGCCTGTTCGAAGGCACGCCCGCGCAGATGCTCGCGTCGCTCGACGCGCTCGCGGCGCTGCCGGGCGACACGCGCGTGCATTGCGCACACGAATACACGCTGTCGAACATCCGCTTCGCGCTCGCGTGCGAACCCGGCAACGCGGCGCTCGCCGCCTGGCGCGACGAAGCGCAGGCGCTGCGCGCGCGCGGCGTACCGACGCTGCCGACGACGATCGCGCACGAGCGCGCCGTGAACCCGTTCCTGCGTGCCGACGCCGCCGCGATCCACGCGACGCTCGAAGCCGAATTGCACGAATCGGTGCCGGATCGTTTGACCGCCTTCACGCTGATGCGCGAATGGAAAAACCGGTTCAGATGA